In the genome of Dyadobacter fermentans DSM 18053, the window GAGGAAATGTGTGCTCGGAGGTATTCGACCACACATCGATATTGCAATTCCTCGAAAAATTCGTGAGCCTGAAATCCGGCAAGGAAATCAAGGAAACAAACATCACCGAGTGGCGGCGCACCATTTGCGGCGACCTGACGTCCACCTTCACTCCTTATGACGGCCAGGAACTAAAGCTGCCCACGTTCCTCGAAAGGACGGAGTTTATGGAAAGCATTTTCAATGCCAAATTCAAGAAACTTCCGAACGGCTACAAAGCATTAACCAAAAGCCAAATCGACGAGGTGAATGCCAACCCGCTCACCTCTCCGATCCTTCCGAATCAGGAAAAAGGAACCCGCCCGGCGTGCCCCATCCCGTATGAGTTATATGCCGACTGCGCATTCAACTCTGCCAAAAATGCATTTGAAATTAACCTGGAAGCCAGAAATGGCATATTTCACGACAAATCTGCCGGGTCGCCATTCATCGTGTATGCCCCGGGAAAATACAAAAACGAACAGATGAAAGTCTGGAACTACGCCGTGAAAGCTGGTGACGCACTAACCGGCTCCTGGAACGTCGGCGACTTCGAAAACCAGCGATTCCATCTGAAAGCATACGGCCCGAACGGTTTCTTCCGGGAATATAGCGGCGACAAGGAAAATGCGTCTGTTAAAATCGAATGTGCCTATCAACTCAACCGAAGCAAAAAGCCAACCGGACATATTGAATTGAAAATCAGCAACCTGCATTCTTCCCAAAAATGCAGCCTCACGCTTACCGACAATGCATATGGTGCTGCCGCTCAAAAGATTACGCTCGAAAAAGCGTCCACCGGTGCGAAATCACAAAAAACGATTGTCCTGAATCTCGCAAAAAGCTTCAACTGGTATGATTTCACGGTTGCGGTTGAAGGAGTCGAGCATGCATTCTCGCGGTTTGCCGGCCATGTGGAAACCGGTGCGGAAAGCCAAAGCGATCCGTTCATGGGGCAGATGATCAGCTAATCCATTCCCGGGTGTCAGGCTGAAATACGGCCTGACACTTTGTCATTTCGGTTTTGTGTGAAACTTTCTGGTACGGGCTTTTTAACAAAACTCCCAGTGACCAACGGAAAAGCGCTGCGGCGCCCGCCGGTCAGAGAGTCTAGAAATCATATCATACTTAACTTATAAAATAGAACAATGGGAAAAATTATTGGCATAGACTTAGGAACAACGAACTCCTGCGTGGCTGTCATGGAGGGTAACGAGCCGGTTGTAATAGCCAACAGCGAAGGTGCCCGCACTACCCCTTCCGTAGTTGCATTCATGGATAATGGTGAACGCAAAATCGGAGCACCGGCCAAACGTCAGGCGATTACGAATCCCAAGCATACTATTAGCTCCATCAAGCGTTTCATGGGTAAAAAATACGATGACACAACGTCTGAAATGAAGACCGTTGCGTACTCCGTCGAAAAAGGCCCTAACAATACCCCACGCATTCCAATCGGCGACCGCCTGTACACGCCACAGGAAGTTTCTGCATTCATTCTCCAAAAAATGAGACAAACTGCGGAAGACTATCTGGGTCAGGAAGTTACAGAAGCGGTGATCACCGTTCCTGCGTATTTTAACGATGCGGAACGCCAGGCTACCAAAGAAGCTGGTCAGATTGCCGGTCTGGATGTAAAACGTATTATCAACGAACCTACTGCTGCTGCCCTGGCTTACGGCCTCGACAAACAGCATAAGGATATGAAAATCGCCGTGTTTGACTTGGGTGGTGGTACTTTCGACGTATCTATCCTTGAACTGGGCGACGGTGTATTTGAAGTAAAATCTACCGACGGTGATACCCACCTGGGTGGTGACGACTTCGACCAGGTGATCATCAATTGGCTGGCCGACGAGTTCCAAAAGGACGAAAACGTGGACCTGCGCAGAGATCCAATGGCATTGCAGCGTTTGAAAGAAGCTGCTGAAAAAGCGAAAGTTGAATTGTCGAGCTCTACGCAGACTGAAATCAACCTGCCTTATATCTTCCCGGTAGATGGTATTCCAAAGCACTTGGTTCGCACCTTGACCCGCGCGAAATTCGAGCAATTGGCTGATACGCTCTTCCAACGCATGATGGAACCTTGCAAGAGAGCGATGAAAAACGCAGGATATTCGAACAGCGATATCGACGAGGTGATCCTCGTAGGTGGTTCGACCCGTATTCCTCGCGTACAGGAAGAAGTAGAGAAGTTCTTTGGTAAAAAACCTTCGAAAAACGTTAACCCGGACGAAGCTGTGGCCGTAGGTGCTGCAATCCAGGGTGGTGTATTGACTGGTGAAGTGAAAGACGTACTTCTTTTGGACGTAATTCCTTTGTCACTCGGTATCGAAACATTGGGTGGTGTGTTCACCAAGCTGATCGAAGCGAACACCACTATTCCATCGAAGAAAACCGAAACATTCTCAACTGCTGCTGACAACCAGCCATCTGTGGAGATCCACGTATTGCAAGGTGAGCGTCCGCAAGCTTCCAATAACCGTACACTCGGCCGTTTCCACCTTTCGGATATTCCGCCAGCACAACGCGGTGTACCTCAGATCGAAGTAACATTCGACGTGGATGCGAACGGTATCCTGCACGTATCAGCGAAAGACAAAGGAACCGGCAAAGAGCAGAAGATCCGCATCGAAGCTTCCAGCGGTTTGACCGACGCTGAAATCGCCAGAATGCGTGAAGAAGCGAAAGCAAACGAAGCTGCTGACAAAGCAGAACGTGAAAAAATCGAAAAAATCAACGGAGCTGACAGCCTGATCTTCTCGACTGAGAAACAGCTGAAAGAATATGGCGACAAACTTTCTGACAGCAACAAGTCGAGCATCGAAGCTGCATTGGCAGAGCTGAAAACCGCTCACCAATCGCAGGATCTGACCGCGATCGACGCTGCATCCGAAAAACTGAATGCGGCATGGCAAGCTTCGGCGCAGGAAATGTACGCTCAGGGCGGTGAACAGCCCGGCGGCCAGCCTGGCGCAGGCGGCCCAACCGGAAATCCGGGAGCAGGTGCCGGCAACAGCGGTTCGACTGACGACGTAACGGACGTTAATTTCGAAGAGGTAAAATAAGAATCAGATTAGAAAAAGTCCCCGTCCGTCAAACAGATGGGGATTTTTTTTACCTGCCATGTTACATTTTGGGGTTTTTAAGCGTATATAAAAATAGAAAAAGCGCTCCCGGATGCCTGGCATTGATTTTTCTGAAATTTGAATACAATCATCATCAATCTAATCAACCACTACTAAAATTCATCTCCTATGGACGCAAGAATCGCATTACCAGAATTGATGTATCTTTCTCCCACTACCCGCGAAAAAGCGGTTGCCGTTGCGCAGGAACTGTTGAGATCAACAAACATCTCCCCGCGCGAAGCCGTTTCCAAAGCAATTCTGATTGCGAAAAACTGGGCGGTTAAAAATGTGAACCGCCGCGTTTGGAAAAAATTGAAGTCTGTCGAAAAAGAAATGATATGAATGATCTGAAGTTCAAAGATCAGGTCGTCATTGTGACCGGATCAAGCTCCGGGATTGGAAAAGCTTGTGCAGTGCACTTTGGAAACAACGGAGCGAATGTCGTAGTCAATTACAGTTCCAATGCGGAAGCCGGACAAGAGGTCGTCGACCAAATCAAGTCAAATGGCGGCAACGCCATTCTGGTAAAGGCCGACGTCAGCAAGGAAGATGAAGTAAAAGCGCTGTTTGCCGAAACAGTGAACCAATTCGGTCGGGTGGATGTGCTCGTAAGCAATGCGGGCCTGCAAAAGGACGCACCGTTCCTGGAAATGACATTGGAACAATGGCAAAAGGTGATCGATGTCAATCTCACCGGCCAGTTTCTTGCCTGCCGCGAAGCCGCGAAGCAATTTATTGCTCAAAACCAGTCGGCTACGGAAGTTACACACAGTGAACTCGCCATCGGAAAAATCATCCTGATGAGCTCCGTGCACGATGTGATTCCCTGGGCCGGTCACGTCAACTATGCCGCTTCTAAAGGTGGGACGATGATGTTCATGAAATCCATATCGCAGGAGCTCGCGCCCCACAAAATCCGCGTGAACTCGGTAAGTCCCGGAGCGATCAAAACACCTATTAATCAGGACGTTTGGTCCGATCCGGACAAATACCAGAGCCTTTTGCAATTGATTCCTTATAAACGGATCGGCACGTCGCAGGACGTAGCGAAGGCAGTTGCCTGGCTGGCATCCGACGATTCGGATTACGTGAATGGCGAAACGTTATATATCGACGGCGGTATGACGCTCTATCCCGAATTCGCCGATAACGGCTAATGTCCCGATTTAAACCGCAGCTACTGGTTGTCACATATAGTAGTTAAACAAAAAAACGTCAGGCCGAGAGACCTGACGTTTTTGCATTATACCTAACTAATTTTCAATTTGTTACAAATTCTCCTTTTTCTACGGACCAGTCGTTTCCAAAGAATCCGGCCATTTTCACTTCCTTAATGCCGCCCTTCAACATCTCCGCGGAGAAAATCATCAGGTCGGGAAACCCGCTGCCACCGCTGAAATACTGATTCGCATTGGCGGCCTGAAAACCCAGCTTGCCGGTTCCGGAAATCACCGTTACCGACGCAGTGTGGCTGTCCGACCTTGGATAGATAAAATACGCAGCCAGATCAGCACCTGAAAACTGCTTATCACCCACGCTGATTTTGCCGTTCGTTACAGTAACCGGGCAGTCTTTTAAGACTTTATCCCAGGCTACATTCGTGGTCTTATTACCGTACAAAATCACACCTCTATCTTTAAACTGCTGTGGATCAAAGTCTTTGTCCGAAATAATATCCACCGCCCCATTGCCGCGATAGTACCACGACTCGGCGTCGAACTTCGCCTTATCCATGGCCCATGCCTTTTCCTCCGGCGATCCGCCCGTCGCGTACACTAACACCATTCGGTTTCTGAATGCATCTTTCAAAGTGCCATTCCGATCGGCATTCTTTTCCTGCATCGTCGGAGCGCCACCGATTTTCCATCCATCCTCATTTTTAAGGTAAATGGTTTCTTTGCCTTTCACTTCATGCGTTATCGGAGCTTGACCATCCAGTACAATTTTCACTTTCGACCCAGGAGTAAAAGCTGCCAGGTCCAGCGAAAGCAACGCAACATTATCGGTCGTTCCTTCAATGCGAAGGTCTTTTTTGCTGCTCGTTAGTTTAATGTGACTGTATTTCAATGCATTAAGCTGCTGCTGCACACCCGCCCAGCGCATGCGCGAGGAAATCCCCGGGTTGGCGGTTTTAAAGTCGATTGCAGTAACCGTGGTATCTTGAGGAATCGAATGCCAGCTGAAAAAATTGAAAAGCGGCGGCCAGTCCACGCTGATGTCGCCATACCAGTGCTCTCCTCCAATGTGCTCATAATAACTGAAATCGCGGTGGAACTTCCCGAGAATATCGCGCATCTGGCGCGCATAAGTCACCGGCACCGTCCTGTCCGCGTCGCCGTGGGCAACGTACACGCCAAGGCTTTTGTAGTTGGAAGTCAATGCCAATACATTGCTTGGATTGCTGGCTCTCAGCAACATAGCCTCAACCGGCGAACCCGCGCTATCGGGGATTACGCCGTCGTGCGAGCCATACGCCGCCAGCGTAGGGTAACCGGCGGAAGGGGCAATGGCAGCCCATTTGCCCGGATAAGTCGCGCCAAGAAACCACGTTCCATGCCCGCCCATCGAATGGCCGGTAAGGTATATACGCGAAGGATCAGGCTTGAACTGTTTTTCAGCTATACCCAGTACTTCCAGCGCATCGAGCCTGCCCCAATCTTCCCAGTTGAACCCGCGCGGCCGGCGGTTGGTAGGCGCTACCAGTACGCCCCAATCTTTCGGTTTATAAGCTCTCGCCTGACTAATCGCCTGAACCTCAGCTCCGTGAACTGAAAGAAACAATGCCGGTTTCTCTGCCGAAGTGCCATTGACTTGTGGTGAAACTGCGTAATATTGAACGCTGCCATCAAGTCCGCTCACAAATGTCCGGCTGTATTGTTTGCCTGGCTCAACAGATTGTATCGCGATTTTTACCTGATCAATCTCCTTTCCATTTTGTGACAAGCTCATCGTCACCTCATTTTTCCCGGGATTGGCTACCTGGCTTCCATCAATGAGCACCGGAATTTTGCGCAATGTCATCGCGGGAACCGGGGGAAGCGGCGTCTTGATTTCTCGTCCAGCCAGCGTCGTCCGCATTTCCAGACCGGTCAGCGGTTTCGCCGACATATTTGAAATGACCATTCCAGTCCAGAGTGAATCGTTTTTGAAACCCGGCACGATATCAGAGATCGTCAAATCCTCCGTGCTGAGCGAAACGGCTTTTGCAGGGAAGCTGAGGTTGGCAGTAATTCCGCCGAAACGGCCGAACCGGGCGACGCGCGCGTAAATTTCATTCTTACCTTTTTTCAGCACGACCGGCAAATGCATCCAACCGTAACGGTACATGTCCCCTCCCCGCGGCACGCCATTCAGGAAAATCATATCCTGGCCGGTGATCGTCAAGATCGCAGTTTGTTCCTTTTTGGATTCATAGGTTAAATAAACATAACCATTCGAAAACGCATCGCCACGAAAACGATGAGTCGAGTCCGCCTTTACTTTCTTCCATTTTACTTCACCCGCCTTCGGGTCGGTCAAAAGTACGCTTCCTTCTTGCGGTTTCAGCGTGCCTTTGTAGAGTTGGTAAGCGAGCTGATCGGTGTACAATGCCTCTCGGCCATACTGATGACACGGCCCAATGGCCAGCCCTTCTTCAAAATGGTAAACGGATTGAGCGTGACTTTGAGTAAGCGTAAAGACAAGCGTGAGTGTCGCAAAAATTCTTTTCATTGAAACAGGTTTAGCATTCAGACAATGAACTAAACTTAATTAAAAAAATTAATAATGTAATGTCTTATTTTTAATTAACTCAAAAACACAAGCTAATGGCTACGTATATTGTCCCAAATTACCCCATTTAGTGGGTTTAGCAAACGAAAATTCAAAAACCGTCCGTAACTTTCGGTATACAAACAATAAGATCATAACTTGAAAATGTTACAATCAGCTGTCCGCTTTATCGCTCAATGTCAATGGATTATTTGGTTATGGAGCTTTTTGATCTTGGTTGCGTGCACATGGCCGGGCAAAGACTTGCCTGCCGCACCCGTCTTAGGTTTTGATAAAATTGTCCACTCGGGACTCTTTACAGTATGGGCGATTCTCGCGCTGATTATTTACCCTCAAAAAAGCCGGTTGGTGGTAGGATTGGGAATGGCTTACGGGCTTGGACTGGAATTTTACCAGCAGCTTCTGCCATTCGACCGCACTTTTGACTGGTGGGACGCAGTGGCAGATGCTGCTGGTGTGTTAATCGGTTATCTTTTTACAAAGCTGGTTCTGAAAAATTAGCGCCAGCGTTTGTATTGGTTGATCAAACCATTGGTAGAACTGTCGTGGTTGGTCACCGGCCAGTCGTTTTGCAACTCCGGATAGATTTTGTTCGCCAGTTGCTTGCCGAGCTCAACCCCCCATTGGTCGAAGCTGTAAATGTTCCAGATGATACCTTGTACAAAAATCTTGTGTTCGTACATGGCGATCAGGCTGCCCAACACTTTCGGAGTGATTTTCTTCACGAGGAGCGAGTTGGTCGGTCGGTTACCCGAGAACACTTTGAACGGCGCAATTTGCTCGATCTCCGCATCGCTCTTTTTGGCAGCTTTCAATTCTGCACGGACTTCCTCGTCGGTTTTGCCGTTCATCAACGCTTCGGTTTGAGCGAAGAAGTTGGATAACAGCATTTTGTGATGATCACCCAGCGGGTTGTGGCTTACTGCCGGTGCAATGAAATCACAAGGGATCAGCTTCGTACCCTGGTGGATCAGCTGGTAAAATGCGTGCTGCCCATTGGTGCCCGGCTCGCCCCAGATCACCGGACCGGTTTGGTAACCCACCGCTTTACCATCGCGACCGGTACTTTTTCCATTGCTCTCCATATCGCCCTGCTGGAAGTACGCGGCGAAACGGTGCATGTATTGATCGTACGGCAGGATCGCCTGAGTTTGCGCGTCGAAGAAATCGTTGTACCAGATTCCAAGCAATGCGAGGATCACGGGAATGTTGCGTTCCAACTTGGTGGTGCGGAAATGCTTGTCCATTTCGTGTGCGCCCGCGAGCAACTGCTCAAAATTCTGGAAGCCCACATAGCACGCAATCGACAAACCGATCGCCGACCACAGCGAGTAGCGACCTCCTACCCAATCCCAGAAGCCGAACATGTTTTCAGGATCGATACCAAATTTCTCGACTTCCGTGCGGTTGGTCGAGATGGCAACGAAGTGCTTTTTCACGTGCTCCTCGTTCGACGCCTTTTCGAGGAACCAGCTGCGAGCGCTGTGCGCGTTGGCCATCGTTTCCTGCGTCGTAAAAGTTTTGGAAGCGATCATGAACAGCGTAGTCTCCGGATTGAGCGACTTCACCGTTTCCGC includes:
- the dnaK gene encoding molecular chaperone DnaK, which gives rise to MGKIIGIDLGTTNSCVAVMEGNEPVVIANSEGARTTPSVVAFMDNGERKIGAPAKRQAITNPKHTISSIKRFMGKKYDDTTSEMKTVAYSVEKGPNNTPRIPIGDRLYTPQEVSAFILQKMRQTAEDYLGQEVTEAVITVPAYFNDAERQATKEAGQIAGLDVKRIINEPTAAALAYGLDKQHKDMKIAVFDLGGGTFDVSILELGDGVFEVKSTDGDTHLGGDDFDQVIINWLADEFQKDENVDLRRDPMALQRLKEAAEKAKVELSSSTQTEINLPYIFPVDGIPKHLVRTLTRAKFEQLADTLFQRMMEPCKRAMKNAGYSNSDIDEVILVGGSTRIPRVQEEVEKFFGKKPSKNVNPDEAVAVGAAIQGGVLTGEVKDVLLLDVIPLSLGIETLGGVFTKLIEANTTIPSKKTETFSTAADNQPSVEIHVLQGERPQASNNRTLGRFHLSDIPPAQRGVPQIEVTFDVDANGILHVSAKDKGTGKEQKIRIEASSGLTDAEIARMREEAKANEAADKAEREKIEKINGADSLIFSTEKQLKEYGDKLSDSNKSSIEAALAELKTAHQSQDLTAIDAASEKLNAAWQASAQEMYAQGGEQPGGQPGAGGPTGNPGAGAGNSGSTDDVTDVNFEEVK
- a CDS encoding SDR family oxidoreductase, with the translated sequence MNDLKFKDQVVIVTGSSSGIGKACAVHFGNNGANVVVNYSSNAEAGQEVVDQIKSNGGNAILVKADVSKEDEVKALFAETVNQFGRVDVLVSNAGLQKDAPFLEMTLEQWQKVIDVNLTGQFLACREAAKQFIAQNQSATEVTHSELAIGKIILMSSVHDVIPWAGHVNYAASKGGTMMFMKSISQELAPHKIRVNSVSPGAIKTPINQDVWSDPDKYQSLLQLIPYKRIGTSQDVAKAVAWLASDDSDYVNGETLYIDGGMTLYPEFADNG
- a CDS encoding carboxylesterase family protein: MKRIFATLTLVFTLTQSHAQSVYHFEEGLAIGPCHQYGREALYTDQLAYQLYKGTLKPQEGSVLLTDPKAGEVKWKKVKADSTHRFRGDAFSNGYVYLTYESKKEQTAILTITGQDMIFLNGVPRGGDMYRYGWMHLPVVLKKGKNEIYARVARFGRFGGITANLSFPAKAVSLSTEDLTISDIVPGFKNDSLWTGMVISNMSAKPLTGLEMRTTLAGREIKTPLPPVPAMTLRKIPVLIDGSQVANPGKNEVTMSLSQNGKEIDQVKIAIQSVEPGKQYSRTFVSGLDGSVQYYAVSPQVNGTSAEKPALFLSVHGAEVQAISQARAYKPKDWGVLVAPTNRRPRGFNWEDWGRLDALEVLGIAEKQFKPDPSRIYLTGHSMGGHGTWFLGATYPGKWAAIAPSAGYPTLAAYGSHDGVIPDSAGSPVEAMLLRASNPSNVLALTSNYKSLGVYVAHGDADRTVPVTYARQMRDILGKFHRDFSYYEHIGGEHWYGDISVDWPPLFNFFSWHSIPQDTTVTAIDFKTANPGISSRMRWAGVQQQLNALKYSHIKLTSSKKDLRIEGTTDNVALLSLDLAAFTPGSKVKIVLDGQAPITHEVKGKETIYLKNEDGWKIGGAPTMQEKNADRNGTLKDAFRNRMVLVYATGGSPEEKAWAMDKAKFDAESWYYRGNGAVDIISDKDFDPQQFKDRGVILYGNKTTNVAWDKVLKDCPVTVTNGKISVGDKQFSGADLAAYFIYPRSDSHTASVTVISGTGKLGFQAANANQYFSGGSGFPDLMIFSAEMLKGGIKEVKMAGFFGNDWSVEKGEFVTN
- a CDS encoding VanZ family protein, whose product is MLQSAVRFIAQCQWIIWLWSFLILVACTWPGKDLPAAPVLGFDKIVHSGLFTVWAILALIIYPQKSRLVVGLGMAYGLGLEFYQQLLPFDRTFDWWDAVADAAGVLIGYLFTKLVLKN
- the pgi gene encoding glucose-6-phosphate isomerase: MLSNVPFDQLAAYKKLKTHHKTISQKHLKTLFEEDADRHKKFSIRFGDILLDYSKNRITSRTRSYLVQLAEEAGLAEAIEAMFTGEKINATEDRAVLHTALRNRSNEPVLVDGKDVMPDVNEVLAKMKDFSTRVRSGSWKGYTGKEITDIVNIGIGGSDLGPVMVTEALKAYAKNGLNVHFVSNVDGTHIAETVKSLNPETTLFMIASKTFTTQETMANAHSARSWFLEKASNEEHVKKHFVAISTNRTEVEKFGIDPENMFGFWDWVGGRYSLWSAIGLSIACYVGFQNFEQLLAGAHEMDKHFRTTKLERNIPVILALLGIWYNDFFDAQTQAILPYDQYMHRFAAYFQQGDMESNGKSTGRDGKAVGYQTGPVIWGEPGTNGQHAFYQLIHQGTKLIPCDFIAPAVSHNPLGDHHKMLLSNFFAQTEALMNGKTDEEVRAELKAAKKSDAEIEQIAPFKVFSGNRPTNSLLVKKITPKVLGSLIAMYEHKIFVQGIIWNIYSFDQWGVELGKQLANKIYPELQNDWPVTNHDSSTNGLINQYKRWR